From a region of the Methylomonas rapida genome:
- a CDS encoding SGNH/GDSL hydrolase family protein has translation MAEFETDGGAAGYEDGMVRIKGILYLCDESRLHRLSISNPKNKVAIVGDSFDERAKITDTAGSLSTESYAVWNLTNLLMSQRLDFIHIDGISGTGALTGASVYRNRIGAAIASGAHWCALRASVNDFNPGTKSFDELVAEYSYLFATLNAAGMRVISNTVGPSNQLDTTAKRSVWAKFNQWMLHTAPRLFDVVVIPQHYQCADPDVLTGAAKSTLAVDGLHPDLPGAFLIAQTAASVLDPYLPNKSPLFGIAALGTADETAIDPNSINIGTSGAKGANVTGNVANGFSIRTTANGGTAVASKVARTDGPGYWQQVVWTPDGAGKLLDFYSNGSAIALNAGFAIGDVVQYLCEIEVDAGSNPANVHYPYILITFAGANKTAKGFTTNSIHPALNKAGWRGVIATPKMAIPDGTTGIYIQTSFYSKIAAEVTVRFGQHAMINHSKTLA, from the coding sequence ATGGCCGAGTTTGAGACTGATGGTGGGGCGGCTGGGTATGAGGATGGTATGGTTAGGATTAAAGGGATACTGTATTTATGCGACGAGTCAAGGTTGCATAGACTGTCAATATCAAACCCTAAAAATAAAGTCGCTATCGTAGGAGATTCATTTGATGAGCGCGCAAAAATCACTGATACAGCTGGCTCGTTGTCGACTGAATCTTATGCGGTCTGGAATTTAACAAACTTACTGATGAGTCAACGGTTGGACTTTATCCACATTGACGGCATAAGCGGAACTGGCGCATTAACTGGAGCCTCTGTTTACAGGAACAGAATCGGAGCTGCCATAGCATCTGGCGCTCATTGGTGTGCTCTGCGAGCAAGCGTCAATGACTTCAATCCAGGCACAAAATCATTTGATGAATTAGTTGCTGAATATAGCTATTTGTTTGCAACGCTCAATGCCGCAGGGATGCGGGTTATCTCAAACACGGTTGGGCCATCTAATCAGCTAGACACCACCGCGAAACGCTCGGTTTGGGCCAAATTCAATCAGTGGATGCTGCATACAGCGCCACGTTTGTTCGATGTTGTCGTGATTCCACAGCATTATCAATGCGCCGATCCGGATGTATTAACGGGTGCGGCTAAGAGCACATTGGCGGTTGATGGGTTGCATCCTGATTTGCCGGGCGCATTTTTAATTGCACAAACAGCCGCTAGCGTGCTTGACCCTTACCTACCCAACAAATCCCCGTTGTTTGGTATTGCCGCGTTGGGAACAGCAGACGAAACGGCTATCGACCCGAATTCTATAAACATTGGTACGTCAGGCGCAAAAGGCGCAAACGTGACAGGTAATGTCGCAAACGGCTTTAGCATCAGAACTACCGCAAACGGTGGCACTGCGGTTGCGTCAAAAGTGGCGCGCACTGATGGTCCGGGCTACTGGCAACAAGTCGTATGGACGCCAGACGGGGCCGGCAAGCTACTGGATTTTTATTCAAACGGTTCCGCCATTGCTTTAAACGCAGGTTTTGCAATTGGTGATGTCGTGCAATATCTCTGCGAGATTGAAGTCGATGCCGGCAGCAACCCGGCGAATGTGCACTATCCATACATTTTGATCACATTTGCAGGCGCAAATAAAACAGCAAAAGGATTTACGACTAACTCAATACACCCGGCGCTCAATAAGGCCGGCTGGCGAGGCGTCATAGCAACTCCTAAAATGGCAATACCAGATGGGACGACAGGTATTTATATTCAAACCTCTTTTTACAGCAAAAT
- a CDS encoding phage tail tube protein: MAELNNIRTVSVPSIGKLPLAKEPGTFTPSGETRDHVPGRLPEDGGYKTSSSPAKLDLNINLQAGVDMDAINNIKNEDVVVRLTSGQVYMMPQAFRAGEPAGFGEGESKLTLMSNTSERIA, from the coding sequence ATGGCTGAATTAAACAATATCCGCACCGTTTCGGTACCCTCCATCGGCAAACTGCCGCTGGCCAAAGAGCCCGGCACCTTTACCCCGTCCGGCGAAACCCGCGACCATGTCCCCGGCCGGCTGCCGGAAGACGGCGGCTACAAAACCTCCAGCAGCCCCGCCAAGCTGGATCTGAACATCAATCTGCAAGCCGGCGTGGATATGGATGCGATCAACAACATCAAGAACGAAGATGTCGTGGTGCGCCTGACCAGTGGCCAAGTCTATATGATGCCGCAAGCGTTCCGCGCCGGCGAACCGGCCGGGTTTGGCGAGGGTGAAAGCAAGCTTACGCTGATGAGCAATACCTCAGAGAGGATTGCGTAA
- a CDS encoding phage tail terminator protein, with translation MISLTPVLNHLKPKPAHFDGAWFRDFGLAAEFAQIEPTALPLPAIWLVRAADKSDAADNEGRAEDMTLAFDAIIAIENTRTQRAGETDDVLLAYRHAVRKLLQGWEIEADITPIRFVGGKVLEYTQQDIYWADRYQFDALITNYLPDPGPYSELVYTGAPDL, from the coding sequence GTGATCTCGTTGACACCGGTACTCAATCACCTCAAGCCCAAGCCCGCCCATTTTGACGGCGCCTGGTTTCGCGATTTCGGCCTGGCCGCCGAGTTTGCCCAAATCGAGCCGACCGCCTTACCGCTGCCGGCGATTTGGCTGGTCCGCGCCGCCGACAAATCCGATGCCGCCGATAACGAAGGCCGCGCCGAGGATATGACGCTGGCGTTCGATGCCATCATCGCCATCGAGAACACCCGCACCCAGCGCGCCGGCGAAACCGACGACGTGTTGCTGGCCTATCGACACGCCGTGCGCAAGTTGCTGCAAGGCTGGGAGATAGAGGCCGACATCACGCCGATCCGGTTCGTGGGCGGCAAGGTGCTGGAATACACCCAGCAGGACATTTACTGGGCAGACCGTTACCAATTCGATGCCCTGATTACCAACTATTTACCCGACCCCGGCCCGTATAGCGAGCTGGTTTACACCGGAGCACCCGACCTATGA
- a CDS encoding phage protein Gp36 family protein: MPFATRADLLARTNARRLAQLAVPADMVMPPEAALRVAINGGSLAVYSADEQTALAGALDAIDKALADADQVLISAGVPDGTQTSLLARMASTIALFYLQGAERMTAEVQRAYDGVMDMLKMFKRGELDLVPAPPPGPLDPVVSDDLVQFESSTRRYGSATTVIEDW, translated from the coding sequence ATGCCCTTCGCTACCCGCGCCGATCTGTTGGCCCGTACCAACGCCCGCCGCCTCGCGCAACTGGCAGTGCCGGCCGACATGGTGATGCCTCCGGAAGCCGCGCTGCGCGTCGCCATTAACGGCGGCAGTTTGGCCGTCTACAGCGCTGACGAGCAAACCGCACTGGCCGGTGCGCTGGATGCGATCGACAAAGCCTTGGCTGATGCCGACCAGGTATTGATCAGCGCCGGCGTTCCGGACGGTACCCAAACCAGTCTGCTGGCGCGGATGGCGTCGACTATCGCCCTGTTTTATTTGCAAGGCGCGGAGCGGATGACCGCCGAAGTGCAACGGGCTTACGACGGCGTCATGGACATGCTCAAGATGTTCAAGCGCGGCGAGCTGGACTTGGTGCCCGCACCGCCACCCGGCCCGCTGGACCCGGTCGTATCCGATGACCTGGTGCAGTTCGAGAGTTCAACCCGGCGTTATGGCAGCGCGACAACTGTAATCGAGGACTGGTAA
- a CDS encoding Mu-like prophage major head subunit gpT family protein translates to MLTQAQIDALKTTLQANFDKGLVNTPSNWKMIARLMKSTSKSSTYAWLTKWPSFRKWVGARLHKAIAEKAYTVTNDKYEATIDVQRTDVEDDDFGHYATVAYGHGEAAARLMDEIIFSALLAGWSTNCYDDQFFFDTDHPVYPNTDGTGTPVSTSNIQAGAGAPWYLFAPNAPALILQERVPAKLESQTDGNSSTNVFENDVFSFGGRWRGAAAYGFWQCCYGSKATLDATNFADLYNRMLSQVGDGGIKLGTVPTLLVCGPTNRVAAENLLLRDRLATGETNINYKKVDLLVTPWVA, encoded by the coding sequence ATGCTGACACAAGCGCAAATCGACGCACTCAAAACCACGCTGCAGGCCAATTTCGATAAAGGTCTGGTCAATACCCCGAGCAATTGGAAGATGATTGCCCGGTTGATGAAGTCCACCAGCAAAAGCTCGACCTATGCCTGGTTGACCAAATGGCCGTCTTTCCGCAAATGGGTCGGCGCGCGGTTGCATAAAGCCATTGCAGAAAAAGCCTACACCGTCACCAATGACAAGTACGAGGCCACCATCGATGTGCAGCGTACCGACGTGGAAGACGACGACTTCGGCCATTACGCCACCGTGGCTTATGGTCACGGCGAAGCCGCCGCGCGCTTGATGGATGAGATCATCTTTTCCGCGCTGCTGGCCGGCTGGTCTACCAACTGTTACGACGACCAGTTTTTCTTTGACACGGATCACCCGGTTTATCCCAACACCGACGGTACTGGCACGCCGGTCTCTACGTCCAACATTCAGGCCGGTGCCGGTGCGCCGTGGTACCTGTTTGCGCCCAATGCGCCTGCCTTGATCCTGCAAGAACGCGTGCCGGCCAAGCTGGAATCGCAAACCGATGGCAATAGCTCGACCAACGTGTTCGAAAACGACGTGTTTTCGTTTGGCGGCCGGTGGCGCGGTGCGGCGGCCTATGGCTTTTGGCAATGCTGTTACGGCAGTAAGGCCACCTTGGACGCCACCAACTTTGCCGACCTGTATAACCGCATGCTGAGCCAGGTGGGCGATGGCGGCATCAAGTTGGGCACGGTGCCGACTTTGCTGGTCTGCGGCCCGACTAACCGCGTGGCGGCGGAAAACCTGTTGTTGCGTGATCGTCTGGCGACGGGCGAAACCAACATCAACTACAAAAAGGTTGATTTGCTGGTAACCCCTTGGGTTGCGTAA
- a CDS encoding phage protease: MSKPAVKVASLAFEIAAAGTVPTEAHLLPVGPFRAADGRPEDCEAWQLDAEIAANVIQRLRDRKNDTLIDYEHQSLRSEWNGQPVIAAGWFHDMAWRDGKGLYAVGVDWTTTAQQRITDKEYRYISAVFYYYSATGEVLDVISVALTNTPAIDGLDGLDDDDGMAALSKRFSLPNLNPETSDMPRPEEELAALRVTHAQTETSLAALTAERDTLKTQLAALTTERDTLTTELAALNKQISDANAAAEAQKKTDLITAALTDGRMAPALKPWAEKQSLAALTEFLETSGPLPITQRQASDGHTTGTAALTAEQKAIAEKMGVTEEEFLAAQKKHAR; the protein is encoded by the coding sequence ATGTCCAAACCCGCTGTCAAAGTCGCATCCCTTGCGTTTGAAATTGCCGCTGCCGGCACCGTGCCAACCGAAGCGCATTTGCTGCCGGTCGGTCCGTTTCGCGCCGCCGATGGTCGTCCGGAAGACTGCGAGGCCTGGCAGTTGGACGCCGAGATTGCCGCAAATGTGATTCAACGCCTGCGCGACCGCAAAAACGACACTCTGATCGATTACGAACACCAATCCCTGCGTTCCGAGTGGAACGGTCAGCCGGTGATTGCCGCCGGTTGGTTTCACGACATGGCGTGGCGCGATGGCAAAGGCCTGTACGCTGTGGGTGTGGATTGGACCACGACCGCCCAGCAGCGCATCACCGACAAAGAGTATCGCTACATCAGCGCCGTTTTTTACTACTACAGCGCCACAGGTGAAGTGCTCGACGTGATTTCCGTCGCACTCACCAATACCCCCGCCATTGATGGCCTGGACGGCCTGGACGATGACGACGGCATGGCCGCCCTTTCGAAACGCTTTTCCTTACCCAATCTCAACCCGGAGACCTCCGACATGCCAAGACCCGAAGAAGAACTCGCCGCGCTGCGCGTGACGCATGCCCAAACCGAAACCTCGCTGGCGGCGTTGACTGCCGAGCGCGACACATTAAAAACCCAGCTGGCGGCATTGACAACCGAGCGCGACACATTAACCACCGAACTGGCCGCGCTGAACAAGCAAATCAGCGACGCCAATGCAGCGGCCGAAGCGCAGAAAAAAACCGACCTGATTACCGCCGCCTTGACCGATGGCCGCATGGCGCCGGCGCTGAAGCCTTGGGCGGAAAAACAAAGTTTGGCCGCCTTGACCGAGTTTTTGGAGACCAGCGGCCCGCTGCCCATTACCCAGCGCCAGGCCAGCGACGGCCACACCACCGGCACCGCTGCGCTCACCGCCGAGCAAAAGGCCATTGCGGAAAAAATGGGCGTGACGGAAGAAGAGTTCCTGGCCGCGCAGAAAAAACACGCCCGCTAA
- a CDS encoding regulatory protein GemA, translating into MSDLIKHYRQLVGIANSWAGKHLPGWDDDMHRQLLSRHGATGQNGRVSASTLNVPQLAAVLDDYAARGWPRRKTYQPAAAAKPNKVTPQIGMIVKLWGKLGQAGKVNNAGRPALLAFCARQTAHNVPDLDSLTPEERQAIIEALKAWMAR; encoded by the coding sequence ATGAGCGACCTCATAAAGCACTATCGGCAACTGGTCGGCATCGCCAACAGCTGGGCCGGTAAACACCTGCCGGGCTGGGATGACGACATGCATCGCCAACTGTTGTCCCGCCACGGCGCCACCGGTCAAAACGGCCGCGTCAGCGCCAGTACGCTCAATGTGCCGCAGCTAGCGGCAGTGTTGGACGACTACGCCGCGCGCGGCTGGCCACGGCGTAAAACCTACCAGCCGGCGGCGGCCGCCAAACCCAACAAAGTCACGCCGCAGATCGGCATGATCGTTAAACTATGGGGCAAGCTAGGCCAGGCCGGCAAAGTCAACAACGCCGGCCGCCCGGCGCTGCTGGCCTTTTGCGCCCGCCAAACCGCCCACAATGTCCCCGACCTGGATAGCCTGACGCCCGAAGAGCGCCAGGCCATTATCGAAGCCCTGAAAGCCTGGATGGCACGCTAA
- a CDS encoding host-nuclease inhibitor Gam family protein, with protein MAKKHKAPAASFVCQSKEQTQIAIKLLGDTQRELIRIETEVNDEIAAITASRKDQIEALKSRVDSLVTGIQTWCEANRAELCKDGGKTANLITGEVSWRQRPPSVSIRAVDKVLETLKALKLERFIRTKEEPNKEAMLADPKTVQGIAGITINSGVEDFAVVPFEQEVA; from the coding sequence ATGGCCAAGAAACACAAAGCCCCGGCAGCCAGTTTTGTCTGTCAAAGCAAAGAACAAACCCAGATCGCTATCAAATTGTTGGGCGACACCCAGCGCGAATTGATCCGCATCGAAACCGAAGTGAACGACGAGATCGCCGCCATCACCGCCAGCCGCAAAGACCAGATCGAGGCCTTGAAAAGCCGTGTCGATAGCCTGGTGACCGGTATTCAGACCTGGTGCGAAGCCAACCGGGCCGAACTGTGCAAAGACGGCGGCAAAACCGCCAATCTGATCACCGGCGAAGTCAGCTGGCGTCAGCGGCCGCCCAGTGTCAGCATCCGTGCGGTGGACAAGGTGCTGGAAACCCTGAAGGCGCTCAAGCTGGAGCGTTTCATCCGCACCAAGGAAGAACCCAACAAGGAAGCCATGCTGGCCGACCCCAAAACCGTGCAAGGCATTGCCGGCATCACCATCAACAGCGGCGTGGAAGATTTTGCCGTTGTGCCGTTCGAGCAGGAGGTGGCGTAA
- a CDS encoding AAA family ATPase, translating into MNAEKQTQDNVVSLYPAHYSPDDIKQIGEIKAWMAETNYKQAALARLARISSSSLSQILGGTYATAPGVLLLKISNAMKHAEDQAADSVVAVETGVYRVAMSAFQMARRYKNFSVLSAYVGTGKTFAAKHYLRNTPNTYLIEATPTMTVQSLVKLLARMVVGFDKGSIDDKFRGIVDELKDTDSLLIVDEAETLTPHVLNTLRRLRDMAGIGICLVGTEHLSGIVRSKNQNFDQIRSRIGYWRETIERISADDARALTESAFADDEIADDVAARLYAYSQGSARMLMEAIVPAIKQARSGRELSAALVDAVVQKALCLKPLALEK; encoded by the coding sequence GTGAACGCGGAAAAACAAACACAAGACAACGTCGTGTCTCTGTACCCGGCGCATTACAGCCCGGATGACATCAAGCAGATCGGCGAGATCAAAGCCTGGATGGCGGAAACCAACTACAAGCAGGCGGCGCTAGCGCGCTTGGCTCGCATATCCTCCAGCAGCCTCAGTCAGATTTTAGGCGGCACCTACGCCACCGCGCCAGGCGTGCTGTTGCTGAAGATTAGCAACGCCATGAAACACGCGGAAGACCAAGCCGCCGATAGCGTAGTAGCGGTGGAAACCGGCGTGTACCGGGTGGCGATGTCGGCGTTTCAGATGGCGCGGCGCTACAAGAACTTCTCGGTATTGAGCGCGTATGTCGGCACCGGCAAGACCTTTGCCGCCAAGCATTACCTGCGCAACACCCCGAACACTTATTTGATCGAGGCCACGCCGACCATGACCGTGCAAAGTTTGGTCAAGCTGTTGGCGCGCATGGTGGTGGGTTTTGACAAGGGCAGCATCGATGACAAGTTTCGCGGCATCGTCGATGAACTGAAGGACACCGACAGCCTGTTGATCGTAGACGAAGCGGAAACCTTAACACCGCACGTGCTCAACACCTTGCGCCGTTTGCGCGACATGGCCGGGATTGGCATTTGTTTGGTGGGTACCGAACACCTGAGCGGCATCGTCCGCAGCAAAAATCAGAACTTCGACCAAATCAGGAGCCGTATCGGCTATTGGCGGGAAACTATCGAACGCATCAGCGCCGACGACGCCCGTGCGCTGACCGAATCGGCCTTTGCCGATGACGAGATTGCCGATGATGTCGCTGCACGGCTGTATGCCTACAGCCAGGGCAGCGCCCGCATGTTGATGGAGGCCATCGTACCGGCCATCAAGCAAGCCCGGTCAGGTCGCGAATTGAGCGCGGCGTTGGTGGATGCGGTGGTGCAAAAGGCCTTGTGTTTGAAGCCGTTGGCGCTGGAGAAATAG
- a CDS encoding transposase family protein produces MRRNSNQLVQRMDNNSLAVRPTAQVIALRQRDPFSEASEQQRAVAMARLDIACKVIDMTKEGFSERKAIETLLNQAATGRLQPYYQAVMKTAAKNGRLAPSKSPIAEWVKTVREGGGKVELLEGHKGRVLKEQPAWWGPALEYYNQPGNTEIAVVWRLLTEVEGFAVTYDQVRNYLNGVPAMLGRYSPARIGKRLYRLTEKQYIRRCTDRCQAGDVYVADGYMADIFLFNPVSGKLMWRPELTICMDLRSRFIPGWRMDEHEGTTAVQNLWAETFARWNHVPLMLYVDNGSGHKNKLMSDAVTGFYVRHNIEVIHAIPGNPHGKGWIERFFVEVKRDFLKTWKPAFYCGDDMNDEARAETRNRAEKDFKEGKINPPTPQEFAIAFNAWLERYHQRQHPEEKTKTKAALWGGLSPLPPQADLLEMKRQAVTLTVRRASVKHKQVEYGHPDLHAYNHKEVVLEYDLMDYSVGVIRDLDGRWICNANLITAIDAVAPNRLEKKRMERQEHQQQRAQRKLDELKRQAGITIDAHSVADDALTLIGNSSTPVLPTPEIDIDFDNFGFE; encoded by the coding sequence ATGCGCCGCAACAGCAATCAATTAGTACAACGGATGGACAATAACAGCCTTGCCGTTCGCCCCACCGCCCAGGTCATCGCGCTACGCCAGCGCGACCCGTTTTCCGAAGCCAGCGAGCAGCAGCGGGCAGTGGCTATGGCCCGGTTGGATATTGCTTGCAAGGTGATTGACATGACCAAAGAAGGTTTTAGCGAACGCAAGGCCATTGAAACCCTGCTGAATCAGGCGGCTACCGGTCGTTTGCAACCCTATTACCAAGCCGTCATGAAAACCGCCGCCAAAAACGGCCGCCTGGCACCCAGCAAAAGCCCGATTGCCGAGTGGGTTAAAACCGTGCGGGAAGGTGGCGGCAAAGTTGAGTTGTTAGAAGGTCATAAGGGCCGGGTATTGAAAGAGCAACCGGCTTGGTGGGGGCCAGCCTTGGAGTATTACAACCAGCCGGGCAATACCGAAATAGCGGTGGTCTGGCGTTTATTAACCGAAGTGGAGGGATTTGCAGTGACGTATGACCAAGTGCGCAACTACCTAAACGGCGTGCCCGCCATGCTGGGTCGCTACAGCCCAGCGCGGATCGGCAAGCGATTGTATCGCCTGACCGAAAAGCAATACATCCGCCGCTGTACCGACCGCTGCCAAGCTGGTGACGTGTATGTGGCCGATGGTTATATGGCGGATATCTTTTTGTTCAATCCGGTATCCGGCAAGTTGATGTGGAGACCAGAGCTGACCATCTGTATGGACTTGCGCAGTCGCTTTATACCGGGTTGGCGCATGGATGAACACGAGGGCACCACTGCCGTACAGAACCTGTGGGCGGAAACCTTCGCCCGCTGGAACCATGTGCCCTTGATGCTGTATGTGGACAACGGTTCCGGTCATAAAAATAAGTTGATGAGCGATGCCGTCACGGGATTTTACGTGCGACACAACATTGAGGTGATTCACGCCATCCCCGGCAATCCGCACGGCAAGGGCTGGATAGAACGTTTTTTTGTTGAGGTCAAGCGCGACTTTCTGAAAACCTGGAAACCGGCGTTTTACTGCGGCGATGACATGAATGACGAGGCCCGCGCCGAAACCCGCAATCGAGCGGAAAAGGATTTTAAGGAGGGCAAAATCAATCCGCCCACGCCTCAAGAGTTTGCCATTGCCTTTAATGCTTGGCTGGAACGTTATCACCAACGTCAACACCCGGAAGAAAAAACCAAAACCAAGGCGGCTTTGTGGGGTGGTTTATCACCCTTGCCACCGCAAGCGGATTTGCTGGAGATGAAACGCCAAGCGGTCACTTTGACGGTGCGCCGGGCCAGCGTCAAGCATAAACAAGTGGAATACGGCCACCCGGACTTACACGCCTATAACCACAAAGAGGTGGTTTTGGAGTACGACTTGATGGATTACAGCGTGGGCGTGATACGCGACCTGGATGGGCGCTGGATTTGTAACGCCAACCTGATCACCGCCATTGATGCTGTCGCACCTAACCGGTTGGAGAAAAAACGCATGGAGCGCCAGGAACATCAACAACAACGCGCTCAACGCAAGCTGGATGAATTGAAACGGCAGGCCGGAATCACCATCGATGCCCACAGCGTCGCCGATGACGCCTTAACCCTGATCGGCAACAGCAGTACCCCCGTATTACCTACACCCGAGATCGACATCGATTTCGACAACTTTGGATTTGAGTAA
- a CDS encoding helix-turn-helix domain-containing protein — protein MNLGQRITELRKSMSLSEAGFAELAGIDEKTQIRYEKNKSEPTAGYLREMVKLGGSLNYLVTGRHPEDNRFQPRSHAELMVICEKVYREKAINTQGLLDSDVDEIIAIFRRRGGWPLLVAGMWDGLVVPSEAHEAIKQWRKENGHG, from the coding sequence ATGAACCTAGGTCAACGCATCACAGAATTGCGCAAATCCATGAGTCTGAGCGAGGCCGGTTTTGCCGAGCTGGCAGGCATCGACGAGAAAACCCAGATCAGGTACGAAAAAAACAAGTCAGAACCGACTGCCGGTTATTTGCGGGAGATGGTCAAGCTGGGCGGCAGTTTGAATTACCTGGTGACTGGCCGCCATCCCGAAGATAACAGGTTTCAGCCCCGCAGCCATGCCGAGCTGATGGTGATTTGCGAAAAGGTTTATCGCGAAAAAGCCATAAACACCCAAGGTCTGTTGGATAGCGATGTGGATGAAATCATAGCCATATTCAGGCGGCGTGGCGGATGGCCGCTGTTGGTGGCAGGCATGTGGGACGGTCTTGTTGTACCCAGTGAGGCGCATGAAGCCATCAAACAATGGCGCAAGGAGAATGGTCATGGCTGA
- a CDS encoding DNA-binding protein, whose product MTPQEAKQKLIESGVTAAEYARRNGFKYTQVIAVLNGTNKGRYGEAHRIAVALGLKQGEAT is encoded by the coding sequence ATGACACCGCAAGAAGCTAAACAAAAATTGATTGAATCCGGCGTGACTGCCGCCGAATACGCGCGCAGAAATGGTTTTAAGTACACCCAAGTCATTGCTGTGTTGAATGGCACCAATAAGGGTCGCTATGGAGAGGCACACCGCATTGCGGTTGCGCTGGGTTTGAAACAAGGAGAAGCGACATGA
- a CDS encoding helix-turn-helix domain-containing protein — MTIGARLREERERLKISQTPFAEAGGATKQTQHAYESNKTTPKGRYLAKVAALGVDVGYVITGIRAENVAHTPTELGYLRHCRILATRNLHEQGLKGLQFLRESNGIPWTDMPAVYQAMQTGEEPEPTNEGDKE; from the coding sequence ATGACTATTGGCGCAAGACTAAGAGAAGAACGAGAGCGCTTAAAAATCTCTCAAACACCGTTTGCAGAAGCGGGCGGGGCAACAAAGCAAACGCAACACGCTTACGAATCGAACAAAACGACACCTAAAGGCCGCTATCTGGCAAAGGTGGCGGCTCTAGGCGTTGACGTTGGCTATGTGATTACCGGCATCCGCGCCGAAAACGTCGCGCACACGCCAACGGAATTAGGCTATCTGAGGCATTGCCGGATATTGGCAACCAGAAACTTGCATGAGCAAGGCCTTAAAGGCCTGCAATTTTTAAGAGAATCAAACGGTATCCCATGGACAGATATGCCTGCGGTTTACCAAGCGATGCAAACCGGCGAAGAGCCTGAACCCACCAACGAAGGAGACAAGGAATGA
- a CDS encoding phage virion morphogenesis protein, which yields MQFELEFDTSHLTYVLRAARGEIEHPEGMLDSIGFTLLQQNRKRHDAGLDPNGQPWKPLSPLTLQATDPKTKQPIKRKSQQPLLRSGEMLKALHKDVNGDELRVFFWGNVEAERARYHQFGTKPRVITPRNSPVLAFAGIVTKRVNHPGLPKRELIGFPDSDRDLVENVATDHLQRVLQQARAK from the coding sequence ATGCAGTTTGAACTTGAATTTGATACCAGTCATTTAACCTATGTGTTACGCGCCGCACGGGGCGAAATTGAGCATCCGGAAGGCATGCTGGATAGCATTGGCTTTACGCTACTCCAGCAGAACAGAAAACGACATGATGCTGGCCTCGATCCAAACGGCCAGCCATGGAAGCCATTGTCTCCGCTGACGTTACAAGCCACTGATCCAAAAACCAAACAGCCCATCAAGCGGAAAAGCCAACAACCCTTGCTGCGGTCTGGTGAAATGCTCAAGGCACTTCATAAAGATGTAAACGGCGACGAACTACGTGTCTTTTTTTGGGGCAATGTCGAAGCAGAACGGGCACGTTACCATCAGTTTGGGACAAAGCCGCGTGTGATTACCCCGCGCAACAGTCCCGTCTTAGCATTTGCCGGTATCGTTACCAAGCGCGTCAATCATCCTGGCTTACCAAAGCGCGAATTAATTGGCTTTCCGGATTCAGACCGAGACTTGGTAGAAAACGTGGCAACCGATCATCTTCAACGCGTATTGCAACAGGCGAGGGCAAAATAA
- a CDS encoding single-stranded DNA-binding protein, translating into MLNKAQLIGRLGGDPDVRYLPDGTPTASITLATTRRWKDRNTHERKEETEWHRIVFFAGLAKVVIEYVKKGQQIYVEGRLKTRKWQDRDGVERYTTEIIASEMHMLTSKSNGTGPAATNVPAGDDYDDDLPY; encoded by the coding sequence ATGCTAAACAAAGCCCAACTCATTGGCCGCCTGGGCGGCGACCCGGATGTGCGCTATCTGCCCGACGGCACACCCACCGCCAGCATTACCTTAGCCACCACTCGCCGCTGGAAAGACCGCAACACCCACGAGCGCAAGGAAGAAACCGAGTGGCACCGCATCGTGTTCTTTGCCGGCCTAGCCAAAGTGGTGATTGAATACGTCAAAAAAGGCCAGCAAATCTATGTGGAAGGCCGTTTAAAGACGCGCAAATGGCAAGACAGAGACGGCGTGGAACGCTACACCACGGAGATTATCGCCAGTGAGATGCACATGCTAACGAGTAAAAGCAACGGAACCGGGCCTGCGGCAACGAATGTCCCGGCGGGTGATGATTATGACGATGATTTGCCGTATTAA